In Musa acuminata AAA Group cultivar baxijiao chromosome BXJ2-8, Cavendish_Baxijiao_AAA, whole genome shotgun sequence, one genomic interval encodes:
- the LOC135618802 gene encoding uncharacterized protein LOC135618802, which produces MAESRSSLGSIRSWVVEHKLRTVGCLWLSGIGSSIAYNWSRPNMKTSVKIIHARLHAQALTLAALAGAAVVEYYDQQSKPRSDVDKYPNQFIAHPQKD; this is translated from the exons ATGGCGGAGAGTCGGAGCTCGCTTGGATCGATCAGGAGTTGGGTTGTGGAGCACAAGCTTCGAACCGTCG GGTGCCTTTGGCTTAGCGGGATCGGGAGTTCGATCGCCTACAACTGGTCTCGCCCTAACATGAAAACCAGCGTCAAGATCATCCACGCGAG GTTGCATGCACAGGCTCTTACACTAGCTGCCTTAGCTGGAGCTGCAGTGGTTGAATACTATGATCAGCAGTCAAAACCACGATCAGATGTGGACAAATATCCGAATCAATTTATCGCACATCCGCAAAAAGATTAA
- the LOC103993671 gene encoding E3 ubiquitin-protein ligase IPI1 isoform X1, producing MGLGGAAKDTKEREEVVHIACSICLEAVKSGGGRSTARLQCGHEFHLDCIGSAFNAKGVMQCPNCRKVEEGNWLYANGSHPTPELNMDDYIHDEDLYSLGYMENPFGGHWCPFRGLARIPSLFEFLLGSTLHRFLQERTTFFFLNQEGESSPPVAFRDPLGYHAIVMENQATLSAAHPCPFIGARLPQTSSSSSNHPFDVHTDGPGYHYRWSHFPSARDVQNPLMMAPSNLHYRGWQHHHPSYSPNAHVGGADAASGFPRLRTDGLPTADSVFHLFVLSHGSGSRAGATSSSVPSLVPPYLRNHGNIHERYRLQTSQSLEGTAMLQPGSSRGFNPLDQCGPFLVSPAIPLGQTAVDAENMGSNRLCAWERECFASHHPYSRVDRECSCWGPFPPAIGVSDSNPRMTFFPPNVPEISSSQAGYNRSVPPAHMLSLM from the exons ATGGGTCTTGGGGGAGCAGCGAAGGACACCAAGGAGCGCGAGGAGGTCGTGCACATCGCCTGCTCGATCTGCCTTGAGGCGGTGAAGAGCGGCGGGGGTCGGTCGACCGCCAGGCTGCAATGTGGGCACGAGTTCCATCTCG ATTGCATTGGTTCAGCATTTAATGCTAAAGGTGTGATGCAATGCCCTAATTGTCGAAAAGTTGAGGAAGGCAACTGGTTATATGCAAATGGTTCTCATCCAACACCAGAGCTCAATATGGATGACTATATCCATGATGAAGACCTCTACAGTCTTGGTTATATGGAAAAT CCATTTGGAGGTCACTGGTGTCCATTTCGTGGCTTGGCAAGGATTCCATCATTGTTTGA GTTTCTCCTAGGATCAACTCTTCATCGATTCCTTCAAGAAAGAACTACCTTCTTTTTTCTAAACCA GGAAGGCGAATCTTCTCCACCTGTTGCTT TTCGGGATCCTTTGGGATATCATGCTATTGTAATGGAGAATCAGGCTACCCTGTCAGCTGCTCATCCATGCCCTTTTATTGGTGCACGATTGCCCCAAACTTCTTCTTCCTCAAGTAACCATCCTTTTGATGTCCATACTGATGGTCCTGGATATCACTACCGGTGGAGTCACTTCCCAAGTGCAAGAGATGTTCAAAATCCTCTTATGATGGCTCCAAGTAATCTTCATTATCGTGGTTGGCAACACCATCATCCATCATATTCTCCCAATGCCCATGTCGGTGGTGCTGACGCAGCATCAGGCTTTCCAAGGCTTAGAACTGATGGTTTACCTACCGCTGATTCTGTTTTCCATCTCTTTGTTCTCAGCCATGG AAGTGGTTCCAGGGCTGGGGCTACCAGCTCTTCTGTTCCCTCATTGGTTCCACCTTATCTTAGAAACCATGGAAACATCCATGAACGCTAtcgactgcaaacttctcaaagtCTGGAGGGAACAGCAATGCTGCAGCCTGGAAGTTCGAGGGGCTTCAATCCACTGGACCAGTGTGGTCCTTTTCTTGTTTCTCCAGCAATTCCATTGGGTCAAACTGCTGTGGATGCCGAGAACATGGGAAGCAACCGCCTCTGTGCATGGGAACGCGAGTGCTTTGCATCCCACCATCCATATTCTCGTGTTGACAGAGAATGCAGTTGTTGGGGCCCTTTCCCACCAGCTATTGGTGTATCAGACTCCAACCCGAGGATGACCTTCTTCCCACCCAATGTTCCTGAGATTTCATCGTCACAAGCGGGGTACAATCGATCCGTACCCCCAGCACACATGCTGTCTTTGATGTGA
- the LOC103993671 gene encoding E3 ubiquitin-protein ligase IPI1 isoform X2 has protein sequence MGLGGAAKDTKEREEVVHIACSICLEAVKSGGGRSTARLQCGHEFHLDCIGSAFNAKGVMQCPNCRKVEEGNWLYANGSHPTPELNMDDYIHDEDLYSLGYMENPFGGHWCPFRGLARIPSLFEEGESSPPVAFRDPLGYHAIVMENQATLSAAHPCPFIGARLPQTSSSSSNHPFDVHTDGPGYHYRWSHFPSARDVQNPLMMAPSNLHYRGWQHHHPSYSPNAHVGGADAASGFPRLRTDGLPTADSVFHLFVLSHGSGSRAGATSSSVPSLVPPYLRNHGNIHERYRLQTSQSLEGTAMLQPGSSRGFNPLDQCGPFLVSPAIPLGQTAVDAENMGSNRLCAWERECFASHHPYSRVDRECSCWGPFPPAIGVSDSNPRMTFFPPNVPEISSSQAGYNRSVPPAHMLSLM, from the exons ATGGGTCTTGGGGGAGCAGCGAAGGACACCAAGGAGCGCGAGGAGGTCGTGCACATCGCCTGCTCGATCTGCCTTGAGGCGGTGAAGAGCGGCGGGGGTCGGTCGACCGCCAGGCTGCAATGTGGGCACGAGTTCCATCTCG ATTGCATTGGTTCAGCATTTAATGCTAAAGGTGTGATGCAATGCCCTAATTGTCGAAAAGTTGAGGAAGGCAACTGGTTATATGCAAATGGTTCTCATCCAACACCAGAGCTCAATATGGATGACTATATCCATGATGAAGACCTCTACAGTCTTGGTTATATGGAAAAT CCATTTGGAGGTCACTGGTGTCCATTTCGTGGCTTGGCAAGGATTCCATCATTGTTTGA GGAAGGCGAATCTTCTCCACCTGTTGCTT TTCGGGATCCTTTGGGATATCATGCTATTGTAATGGAGAATCAGGCTACCCTGTCAGCTGCTCATCCATGCCCTTTTATTGGTGCACGATTGCCCCAAACTTCTTCTTCCTCAAGTAACCATCCTTTTGATGTCCATACTGATGGTCCTGGATATCACTACCGGTGGAGTCACTTCCCAAGTGCAAGAGATGTTCAAAATCCTCTTATGATGGCTCCAAGTAATCTTCATTATCGTGGTTGGCAACACCATCATCCATCATATTCTCCCAATGCCCATGTCGGTGGTGCTGACGCAGCATCAGGCTTTCCAAGGCTTAGAACTGATGGTTTACCTACCGCTGATTCTGTTTTCCATCTCTTTGTTCTCAGCCATGG AAGTGGTTCCAGGGCTGGGGCTACCAGCTCTTCTGTTCCCTCATTGGTTCCACCTTATCTTAGAAACCATGGAAACATCCATGAACGCTAtcgactgcaaacttctcaaagtCTGGAGGGAACAGCAATGCTGCAGCCTGGAAGTTCGAGGGGCTTCAATCCACTGGACCAGTGTGGTCCTTTTCTTGTTTCTCCAGCAATTCCATTGGGTCAAACTGCTGTGGATGCCGAGAACATGGGAAGCAACCGCCTCTGTGCATGGGAACGCGAGTGCTTTGCATCCCACCATCCATATTCTCGTGTTGACAGAGAATGCAGTTGTTGGGGCCCTTTCCCACCAGCTATTGGTGTATCAGACTCCAACCCGAGGATGACCTTCTTCCCACCCAATGTTCCTGAGATTTCATCGTCACAAGCGGGGTACAATCGATCCGTACCCCCAGCACACATGCTGTCTTTGATGTGA
- the LOC103993670 gene encoding universal stress protein A-like protein gives MGYTRAGRVIGGEDLRPHTRQRTMAADVGKPAMVVGIDDSEHSFYALQWTLRRFFSVADSAFKLVVVHSKPSPASVVGLAGPGAADVLPFVESDLKKIALLVIERAKDLCSAFPVGDIQYELVEGDPRNALCDAAEKHQAEILVVGSHGYGAIKRVVLGSVSDHCAHHAQCTVMIVKKPKPKH, from the exons ATGGGCTACACACGTGCTGGGAGAGTGATTGGTGGAGAAGAC CTTCGTCCTCACACGAGACAACGGACGATGGCGGCGGACGTGGGAAAGCCGGCGATGGTGGTGGGGATTGACGACAGCGAGCACAGTTTCTACGCGCTCCAGTGGACCCTTCGTCGCTTCTTCTCCGTCGCCGATTCGGCCTTTAAGCTCGTCGTCGTCCATTCCAAGCCGTCGCCCGCCTCCGTCGTCGGCCTCGCTGGCCCTG GGGCGGCGGATGTGCTGCCGTTTGTAGAGTCCGATCTCAAGAAGATCGCTTTGTTGGTGATCGAGAGAGCAAAGGATCTTTGCTCCGCGTTCCCG GTGGGTGACATTCAATATGAACTAGTGGAAGGTGATCCAAGGAATGCTCTATGTGATGCAGCGGAGAAACATCAGGCAGAAATATTGGTGGTCGGCAGCCATGGCTATGGAGCGATAAAAAG GGTTGTTTTGGGCAGTGTGAGTGATCATTGTGCTCATCATGCACAGTGCACTGTCATGATAGTAAAGAAGCCAAAGCCGAAGCACTGA
- the LOC135618803 gene encoding ubiquitin-like-specific protease ESD4 isoform X1, with product MGALTENRKRRLAVDFRLPFSPHPVFDLAAEPSPPAKKARFPSPPVETRPLTSPTPAAGRTPSSPLRRFPPAAPLPRPVHAPQRVLRAFGLGSAFPSRSRLPESSPTQERDSEMGNLVARFLQGKKTASFTPWRTGKRGDASARPRRSQGSEDNDGSDEVLGLDQYKKLVNSVQERNLVVSDRKSVELVFAPTPSGLSELTIVTQKPEPTPNLHLVNRKVEDARRLVVESTSLWEEKASVSRSPLYKELYVESARRHDSKLRNLELEVKLAEQKVSSFRFAHQGQETNITEDLNDAFLPLTDEEEEDVYRALNGTNSREVLVVHEPSNIEITREVLRCLSRNAWLNDEVINLYLELLKEREKREPKKFLKCHFFNTFFFKKLTSGSNGYDYKAVRRWTTQKKLGYKLVECDKIFVPIHREVHWCLAIIDVKKKKFQYLDSLGGIDTTVLQVLARYFMDEAKDKSENQVDALSWMLEAVRDLPLQKNGWDCGMFILKYADFYSRDLSLCFNQENMPYFRMRTAKEILRLRAE from the exons ATGGGCGCCCTAACGGAGAACCGCAAGCGTCGCCTCGCTGTCGATTTCCGACTCCCCTTTTCCCCCCACCCTGTCTTTGATCTCGCTGCTGAGCCCTCCCCTCCCGCCAAGAAAGCCAGGTTCCCATCCCCGCCGGTCGAAACCCGGCCCCTCACTTCCCCGACGCCGGCGGCGGGGCGAAccccctcctctcctctccgCCGCTTCCCTCCCGCCGCCCCTCTGCCTCGCCCTGTCCACGCCCCTCAGCGCGTCCTCAGGGCCTTCGGCCTCGGGTCGGCCTTTCCTAGCAGATCGCGGCTTCCGGAATCCTCTCCGACGCAGGAACGGGACTCCGAGATGGGGAATCTCGTGGCGCGGTTCCTTCAGGGAAAGAAAACTGCTAGCTTTACCCCATGGCGGACGGGGAAGAGGGGGGACGCTTCTGCTCGTCCTCGTAGAAGTCAGGGTTCGGAGGACAATGATGGGAGCGATGAAGTGTTAGGTTTGGATCAGTACAAGAAGTTAGTAAATAGCGTGCAAGAGCGCAACTTGGTTGTCTCCGACCGGAAGTCTGTCGAGCTAGTGTTTGCTCCCACGCCATCTGGATTGTCGGAGCTGACAATTGTGACTCAGAAGCCTGAGCCGACACCCAACTTGCATTTAGTGAATCGGAAGGTTGAGGATGCAAGGAGACTTGTGGTGGAATCGACCTCATTGTGGGAGGAGAAAGCTTCGGTTAGTAGGAGTCCTTTGTATAAGGAATTGTATGTGGAATCTGCTAGAAGACATGATTCAAAGTTGAGGAACTTGGAGCTTGAAGTGAAGTTGGCTGAGCAGAAAGTAAGCTCCTTCCGTTTCGCACACCAGGGGCAGGAAACAAACATTACGGag GATTTGAATGATGCTTTTCTCCCTCTCACtgatgaagaagaggaggatgtTTATCGTGCTTTGAATGGTACAAACAG TCGTGAAGTCCTAGTTGTGCACGAGCCTTCTAACATTGAGATAACAAGAGAGGTCTTGCGGTGCTTGAGTCGCAATGCTTGGCTAAATGATGAA GTCATAAATTTGTACCTTGAACTGTTGAaggaaagagagaaaagagaaccCAAGAAGTTTTTGAAATGCCATTTCTTCAACACATTTTTCTTTAAAAAG TTGACAAGTGGAAGCAATGGTTATGACTACAAGGCTGTAAGAAGGTGGACAACACAAAAGAAGCTAGGATACAAGCTTGTTGAGTGTGACAAA ATATTTGTTCCAATACACAGAGAAGTACATTGGTGTCTAGCCATTATTGATGTAAAGAAGAAGAAGTTTCAGTATCTTGATTCACTTGGTGGAATAGATACAACAGTGTTGCAAGTACTG GCTAGATACTTCATGGATGAAGCCAAGGATAAGAGTGAAAATCAGGTTGATGCACTATCTTGGATGCTGGAAGCAGTTCGTGACCTACCTTTACAGAAGAACGG GTGGGATTGCGGGATGTTCATACTCAAGTATGCTGATTTTTATAGCCGTGATTTAAGCCTATGTTTCAACCAG gAAAACATGCCATACTTCAGGATGAGGACTGCCAAGGAGATTCTCAGATTGAGAGCAGAATGA
- the LOC135618803 gene encoding ubiquitin-like-specific protease ESD4 isoform X2 produces MGALTENRKRRLAVDFRLPFSPHPVFDLAAEPSPPAKKARFPSPPVETRPLTSPTPAAGRTPSSPLRRFPPAAPLPRPVHAPQRVLRAFGLGSAFPSRSRLPESSPTQERDSEMGNLVARFLQGKKTASFTPWRTGKRGDASARPRRSQGSEDNDGSDEVLGLDQYKKLVNSVQERNLVVSDRKSVELVFAPTPSGLSELTIVTQKPEPTPNLHLVNRKVEDARRLVVESTSLWEEKASVSRSPLYKELYVESARRHDSKLRNLELEVKLAEQKVSSFRFAHQGQETNITEDLNDAFLPLTDEEEEDVYRALNGTNSREVLVVHEPSNIEITREVLRCLSRNAWLNDEVINLYLELLKEREKREPKKFLKCHFFNTFFFKKLTSGSNGYDYKAVRRWTTQKKLGYKLVECDKIFVPIHREVHWCLAIIDVKKKKFQYLDSLGGIDTTVLQVLARYFMDEAKDKSENQVDALSWMLEAVRDLPLQKNGKTCHTSG; encoded by the exons ATGGGCGCCCTAACGGAGAACCGCAAGCGTCGCCTCGCTGTCGATTTCCGACTCCCCTTTTCCCCCCACCCTGTCTTTGATCTCGCTGCTGAGCCCTCCCCTCCCGCCAAGAAAGCCAGGTTCCCATCCCCGCCGGTCGAAACCCGGCCCCTCACTTCCCCGACGCCGGCGGCGGGGCGAAccccctcctctcctctccgCCGCTTCCCTCCCGCCGCCCCTCTGCCTCGCCCTGTCCACGCCCCTCAGCGCGTCCTCAGGGCCTTCGGCCTCGGGTCGGCCTTTCCTAGCAGATCGCGGCTTCCGGAATCCTCTCCGACGCAGGAACGGGACTCCGAGATGGGGAATCTCGTGGCGCGGTTCCTTCAGGGAAAGAAAACTGCTAGCTTTACCCCATGGCGGACGGGGAAGAGGGGGGACGCTTCTGCTCGTCCTCGTAGAAGTCAGGGTTCGGAGGACAATGATGGGAGCGATGAAGTGTTAGGTTTGGATCAGTACAAGAAGTTAGTAAATAGCGTGCAAGAGCGCAACTTGGTTGTCTCCGACCGGAAGTCTGTCGAGCTAGTGTTTGCTCCCACGCCATCTGGATTGTCGGAGCTGACAATTGTGACTCAGAAGCCTGAGCCGACACCCAACTTGCATTTAGTGAATCGGAAGGTTGAGGATGCAAGGAGACTTGTGGTGGAATCGACCTCATTGTGGGAGGAGAAAGCTTCGGTTAGTAGGAGTCCTTTGTATAAGGAATTGTATGTGGAATCTGCTAGAAGACATGATTCAAAGTTGAGGAACTTGGAGCTTGAAGTGAAGTTGGCTGAGCAGAAAGTAAGCTCCTTCCGTTTCGCACACCAGGGGCAGGAAACAAACATTACGGag GATTTGAATGATGCTTTTCTCCCTCTCACtgatgaagaagaggaggatgtTTATCGTGCTTTGAATGGTACAAACAG TCGTGAAGTCCTAGTTGTGCACGAGCCTTCTAACATTGAGATAACAAGAGAGGTCTTGCGGTGCTTGAGTCGCAATGCTTGGCTAAATGATGAA GTCATAAATTTGTACCTTGAACTGTTGAaggaaagagagaaaagagaaccCAAGAAGTTTTTGAAATGCCATTTCTTCAACACATTTTTCTTTAAAAAG TTGACAAGTGGAAGCAATGGTTATGACTACAAGGCTGTAAGAAGGTGGACAACACAAAAGAAGCTAGGATACAAGCTTGTTGAGTGTGACAAA ATATTTGTTCCAATACACAGAGAAGTACATTGGTGTCTAGCCATTATTGATGTAAAGAAGAAGAAGTTTCAGTATCTTGATTCACTTGGTGGAATAGATACAACAGTGTTGCAAGTACTG GCTAGATACTTCATGGATGAAGCCAAGGATAAGAGTGAAAATCAGGTTGATGCACTATCTTGGATGCTGGAAGCAGTTCGTGACCTACCTTTACAGAAGAACGG gAAAACATGCCATACTTCAGGATGA
- the LOC135618803 gene encoding ubiquitin-like-specific protease ESD4 isoform X3, translating into MGALTENRKRRLAVDFRLPFSPHPVFDLAAEPSPPAKKARFPSPPVETRPLTSPTPAAGRTPSSPLRRFPPAAPLPRPVHAPQRVLRAFGLGSAFPSRSRLPESSPTQERDSEMGNLVARFLQGKKTASFTPWRTGKRGDASARPRRSQGSEDNDGSDEVLGLDQYKKLVNSVQERNLVVSDRKSVELVFAPTPSGLSELTIVTQKPEPTPNLHLVNRKVEDARRLVVESTSLWEEKASVSRSPLYKELYVESARRHDSKLRNLELEVKLAEQKVSSFRFAHQGQETNITEDLNDAFLPLTDEEEEDVYRALNGTNSREVLVVHEPSNIEITREVLRCLSRNAWLNDEVINLYLELLKEREKREPKKFLKCHFFNTFFFKKTVIPSQISSWSSKWSLYMHKDVTVGAFLWLLLVYIFLSVYEVSFLKTHSDSHQ; encoded by the exons ATGGGCGCCCTAACGGAGAACCGCAAGCGTCGCCTCGCTGTCGATTTCCGACTCCCCTTTTCCCCCCACCCTGTCTTTGATCTCGCTGCTGAGCCCTCCCCTCCCGCCAAGAAAGCCAGGTTCCCATCCCCGCCGGTCGAAACCCGGCCCCTCACTTCCCCGACGCCGGCGGCGGGGCGAAccccctcctctcctctccgCCGCTTCCCTCCCGCCGCCCCTCTGCCTCGCCCTGTCCACGCCCCTCAGCGCGTCCTCAGGGCCTTCGGCCTCGGGTCGGCCTTTCCTAGCAGATCGCGGCTTCCGGAATCCTCTCCGACGCAGGAACGGGACTCCGAGATGGGGAATCTCGTGGCGCGGTTCCTTCAGGGAAAGAAAACTGCTAGCTTTACCCCATGGCGGACGGGGAAGAGGGGGGACGCTTCTGCTCGTCCTCGTAGAAGTCAGGGTTCGGAGGACAATGATGGGAGCGATGAAGTGTTAGGTTTGGATCAGTACAAGAAGTTAGTAAATAGCGTGCAAGAGCGCAACTTGGTTGTCTCCGACCGGAAGTCTGTCGAGCTAGTGTTTGCTCCCACGCCATCTGGATTGTCGGAGCTGACAATTGTGACTCAGAAGCCTGAGCCGACACCCAACTTGCATTTAGTGAATCGGAAGGTTGAGGATGCAAGGAGACTTGTGGTGGAATCGACCTCATTGTGGGAGGAGAAAGCTTCGGTTAGTAGGAGTCCTTTGTATAAGGAATTGTATGTGGAATCTGCTAGAAGACATGATTCAAAGTTGAGGAACTTGGAGCTTGAAGTGAAGTTGGCTGAGCAGAAAGTAAGCTCCTTCCGTTTCGCACACCAGGGGCAGGAAACAAACATTACGGag GATTTGAATGATGCTTTTCTCCCTCTCACtgatgaagaagaggaggatgtTTATCGTGCTTTGAATGGTACAAACAG TCGTGAAGTCCTAGTTGTGCACGAGCCTTCTAACATTGAGATAACAAGAGAGGTCTTGCGGTGCTTGAGTCGCAATGCTTGGCTAAATGATGAA GTCATAAATTTGTACCTTGAACTGTTGAaggaaagagagaaaagagaaccCAAGAAGTTTTTGAAATGCCATTTCTTCAACACATTTTTCTTTAAAAAG aCTGTTATTCCATCACAAATCTCCTCATGGTCTTCAAAGTGGTCATTATATATGCACAAAGATGTCACTGTAGGTGCTTTTCTTTGGCTTCTTTTGGTTTACATTTTTTTATCAGTCTATGAGGTAagttttctgaagacccattcagATAGTCATCAATAG
- the LOC135618804 gene encoding pentatricopeptide repeat-containing protein At3g06920-like translates to MAAARVRGVTRCRHGVHGNDGVFETLPTSQEQATSVACTTQAAAPSPPRWPFSVAGNRVICRKGGSFISYLCHRSCRRFTSDRPSPPAGEGSRFVDVGGNHSVNAGKEQTRATVDEVCRVLDGSPWGPEAERLLSEIHAKPNREVIFGVLKRQTDLNLALKYFRWVEKITAEPHSVEAYNSVLMILADTGKYDCLEKLLEEMSILGYGLSNNVCIELVKSFIKSRRLRVAVDSMQMLRKFKFRPAFSAYTTLIGALANAREPDLALTMFHQMQEVGYELNIQLFTTMVRVFAREGRLDAALSVLEQMKSNSFEADLVLYNVCIDCFGKVGKVDMAWKFFHELKAQGLRPDDVSYTSMIGVLWKANRLSEAVGLFEEMEQDRKVPCAFAYNTMIMGYGSAGLFSDAYKFLDRLREKGCIPSVVAYNSILTCLGRKGKVDEALKLFEEMKKDAEPNLSTYNIIIDMLCTSGQVEAAYQIQHTMENAGLFPNVLTVNIMVDRLCKSKKLDEAWKIFEGISQKGCTPDAVTYCSLIDGLGRTGKVDEAYRLFERMLDAGHNPNAVVYTSLIRNFFRHDRKEDGHKIFKDMNRRGCLPDLILLNTYMDCAFKAGEVEKGRSIFEGIRAHGFPPDARSYSILIHGLTKAGHAQETYKLFYDMKEQGCVLDTLAYNAVIDGFCKAGKVDKAYQLLEEMKVQGHPPTVVTYGSVIDGLAKIDRLDEAYMLFEEAKSHGTVLNVVVYSNLIDGFGKVGRIDEAYLIMEEMMQKGITPNVYTWNCLIDALVKAEEISEALVCLQSMKEMKCAPNTYTYSILINGLCRVQKYNKAFVFWQEMQKQGLVPSVVTYTTMISGLAKVGNVTEANRLFEKFKASGGIPDSVGFNALIVGMSNANRAMDAYRIFEETRLRGCKLSAKTCIVLLDSLHKAECLEQAAIVGAVLREMAKSQHAARSL, encoded by the coding sequence ATGGCGGCGGCGAGGGTTCGGGGGGTTACTCGATGCCGCCACGGGGTTCATGGCAACGACGGCGTCTTCGAAACCTTACCCACCAGCCAGGAACAGGCGACATCGGTAGCTTGTACGACACAGGCTGCTGCTCCTTCACCGCCCAGGTGGCCCTTCTCGGTGGCCGGGAATCGAGTAATTTGCAGGAAAGGTGGAAGCTTTATTTCATATTTATGCCACCGATCTTGCCGAAGATTCACATCAGATAGGCCTTCGCCGCCAGCTGGAGAAGGGAGTCGATTTGTTGATGTGGGAGGAAATCACAGTGTTAATGCGGGTAAGGAACAAACAAGAGCTACTGTTGATGAAGTTTGCCGCGTTCTAGATGGAAGCCCTTGGGGACCCGAGGCGGAGAGACTTCTTTCTGAGATCCACGCGAAACCCAATCGAGAAGTCATCTTCGGTGTCTTAAAAAGACAGACGGATTTGAACTTGGCGTTAAAGTATTTCCGGTGGGTGGAAAAGATTACTGCTGAGCCACACAGTGTAGAAGCATATAATTCTGTTCTAATGATTTTGGCTGATACCGGAAAATATGATTGTCTGGAGAAGCTTTTAGAGGAAATGAGCATTCTTGGTTATGGGTTATCAAATAATGTTTGCATTGAGCTGGTCAAGAGCTTCATCAAATCCAGGAGACTGAGAGTTGCTGTTGATTCAATGCAAATGTTGAGGAAGTTTAAATTCCGCCCTGCTTTTTCGGCATATACAACATTGATTGGTGCGCTTGCGAATGCTCGTGAACCTGATTTGGCCCTTACCATGTTTCACCAGATGCAGGAGGTTGGATATGAGCTCAACATCCAATTGTTCACAACAATGGTTCGTGTATTTGCAAGAGAAGGAAGGCTTGATGCAGCTCTCTCAGTACTGGAGCAAATGAAAAGCAACTCATTCGAAGCAGATCTGGTGCTTTATAATGTCTGCATTGATTGTTTTGGTAAAGTGGGCAAAGTTGATATGGCTTGGAAGTTCTTTCACGagctcaaagcacaaggtttgagGCCAGATGATGTGTCATATACTAGCATGATCGGGGTTCTATGGAAAGCAAATAGGTTAAGTGAAGCTGTCGGACTCTTCGAGGAAATGGAGCAAGACAGGAAAGTTCCATGTGCCTTTGCTTATAATACCATGATAATGGGCTATGGCTCTGCTGGATTGTTTAGTGATGCTTACAAGTTCCTAGACAGGCTAAGAGAGAAGGGATGTATTCCAAGTGTTGTCGCATACAATTCAATTCTTACTTGCCTGGGGAGAAAAGGAAAAGTTGATGAAGCTCTAAAGCTTTTTGAGGAGATGAAGAAAGATGCGGAGCCCAACCTCTCGACCTATAATATTATCATTGACATGCTTTGCACATCCGGTCAAGTTGAAGCAGCTTACCAAATCCAGCATACCATGGAGAATGCTGGCTTGTTTCCTAATGTTCTGACAGTGAATATAATGGTTGATAGATTGTGCAAGTCAAAGAAGCTTGATGAAGCCTGGAAGATATTTGAAGGAATTAGCCAGAAGGGCTGCACTCCTGATGCTGTGACATATTGTTCGCTTATTGATGGATTAGGCAGGACAGGCAAGGTTGATGAAGCTTATAGGTTGTTTGAAAGGATGTTGGATGCAGGGCACAATCCTAATGCTGTTGTGTATACATCTCTCATCAGAAACTTCTTTAGGCATGACAGAAAAGAGGATGGGCATAAGATATTCAAAGACATGAATCGGCGAGGGTGTCTCCCTGACTTGATTCTTTTGAATACTTACATGGATTGTGCTTTCAAGGCAGGTGAAGTTGAAAAGGGGCGTTCTATATTTGAGGGCATCAGGGCTCATGGATTCCCCCCTGATGCTCGTAGCTATTCTATATTGATTCATGGTCTTACGAAAGCTGGCCATGCACAAGAGACCTACAAGTTGTTTTATGACATGAAAGAGCAAGGTTGTGTACTAGACACACTTGCCTACAATGCTGTCATTGATGGTTTCTGCAAGGCAGGAAAGGTGGATAAAGCTTACCAGCTTCTTGAAGAGATGAAGGTCCAGGGTCATCCTCCAACTGTGGTTACCTATGGATCCGTGATTGATGGCCTTGCGAAAATTGACAGGCTTGATGAGGCTTATATGCTATTTGAAGAAGCAAAATCACATGGAACAGTATTAAATGTTGTTGTCTATAGTAACCTAATTGATGGGTTTGGAAAGGTGGGGAGGATAGATGAAGCTTATCTTATTATGGAAGAGATGATGCAGAAGGGTATAACTCCTAATGTATACACTTGGAACTGCCTCATTGATGCTTTAGTGAAGGCAGAGGAGATAAGTGAAGCGCTTGTATGTTTGCAGTCAATGAAAGAAATGAAGTGCGCTCCTAACACCTATACTTACAGCATCCTTATAAATGGTCTTTGTCGAGTGCAAAAGTATAATAAAGCTTTTGTCTTCTGGCAAGAAATGCAGAAACAGGGTCTGGTTCCTAGTGTTGTCACATACACAACCATGATTTCGGGACTCGCAAAAGTAGGGAATGTAACGGAGGCTAATAGATTGTTTGAAAAGTTTAAAGCAAGCGGTGGTATTCCTGACTCAGTTGGCTTCAATGCCCTTATAGTAGGCATGAGCAATGCAAATAGAGCAATGGACGCATACAGGATTTTTGAGGAAACTCGGCTAAGGGGATGCAAACTTAGTGCTAAGACTTGTATTGTTCTGCTAGATTCACTGCACAAGGCTGAGTGTCTTGAGCAGGCGGCGATTGTTGGTGCTGTCTTGAGGGAGATGGCGAAGTCCCAACATGCTGCTAGATCTTTGTAG